Proteins from a genomic interval of Paenibacillus sp. FSL R5-0623:
- a CDS encoding SDR family NAD(P)-dependent oxidoreductase translates to MDKTKVWFITGASRGMGTTIAKAALTAGHKVVATGRNPDAVVRAIGESENVMVVSLDVCEPADAHSAVKAAIERFGEIDVLVNNAAHFCGGYFEELTPDQIEHQLQVAVVGSMHVTRAILPVMRNQRSGHVISISSGAGLSGFEFNSAYSAAKFALEGWMEALAPEVVPFGIHTTIVNPGFFRTEFLTDASSTFAKSSIEDYDDQRAGHMKFFKNQNGQQAGDPKKLANALLKITNEVQPPRRFIAGADAIDIAEQKIANLQTEINAYRDLSKSMAYDN, encoded by the coding sequence ATGGACAAGACAAAGGTATGGTTTATCACTGGCGCTAGTCGAGGTATGGGCACGACTATTGCGAAGGCTGCTTTAACTGCTGGACACAAGGTTGTGGCTACGGGCCGGAATCCTGATGCAGTGGTTCGTGCGATCGGTGAGTCCGAGAATGTAATGGTTGTCTCATTAGATGTTTGCGAGCCTGCAGATGCACATTCCGCAGTTAAGGCGGCAATTGAACGGTTCGGGGAAATCGATGTACTTGTAAATAATGCGGCACATTTCTGTGGAGGGTATTTTGAGGAACTGACCCCGGACCAGATTGAACATCAGCTTCAGGTAGCGGTGGTTGGTTCCATGCACGTTACCCGGGCCATATTACCTGTTATGCGCAACCAGCGTTCAGGACATGTGATCTCGATCTCTTCGGGCGCTGGCCTTTCAGGATTTGAGTTTAATTCGGCATACAGTGCTGCGAAATTTGCGCTTGAGGGATGGATGGAGGCACTGGCTCCTGAGGTAGTTCCTTTCGGTATTCATACGACTATAGTCAATCCCGGATTTTTCCGAACAGAATTTCTTACGGACGCATCATCAACTTTCGCTAAGTCCTCGATTGAAGATTATGATGACCAGAGAGCTGGTCATATGAAATTCTTCAAGAATCAGAACGGGCAACAGGCTGGAGATCCAAAAAAACTTGCCAATGCCCTCCTCAAGATTACAAACGAGGTCCAACCGCCGAGACGTTTTATTGCAGGAGCGGACGCGATAGACATTGCAGAGCAGAAAATTGCCAACCTTCAGACAGAGATCAATGCTTACCGGGATCTCTCTAAATCCATGGCATATGACAACTAA
- a CDS encoding MFS transporter, with protein MTTKRNHLLVFILTFGVFSILNTEMGVIGILPLIAEHYQVSISTAGLIVSLFALAVAVSGPILPLLFSGMNRKHVMLFVLGIFILGSLVSAITSNFTVLVIARVVPAFFHPVYCSLAFTVAAASVPKEEAPKAVAKVFVGVSAGMVLGVPLSSLIATSTSLFYAMLFFAAVTIIAFVATLLFVPSMPVTKRISIGTHLYVLRRSVMWLSIAGVIFMNGAVFGVYSYLAEFLKTVTRYDWNTVSVLLFLYGLANMVGNMIAGKLLANFPLRTIKMYPIALITVYILLFTFGQFSVPTALLIFLWGILGGIGGNITQYWVVSAAPEAPELSNGIFLTSSNLGTTLGASVCGLIVTGISTQYIVVGGIVFLIFSIVTNYFRISMTGRLKGSNVEG; from the coding sequence ATGACAACTAAACGAAATCACCTGCTTGTATTCATTCTGACCTTTGGTGTATTCAGTATTTTAAATACGGAGATGGGCGTAATCGGAATCTTGCCTTTGATTGCAGAACATTACCAGGTCAGTATCTCAACCGCTGGTTTGATCGTGAGTCTTTTTGCGCTTGCGGTTGCTGTATCTGGTCCGATTTTACCCTTATTATTTTCGGGCATGAACCGGAAGCATGTCATGTTGTTTGTACTTGGCATTTTTATTTTGGGCAGCCTGGTCTCCGCCATCACATCAAACTTTACGGTATTGGTCATTGCACGTGTCGTTCCGGCTTTTTTCCATCCGGTATATTGCTCATTGGCATTTACGGTGGCAGCGGCGTCAGTCCCCAAGGAAGAGGCGCCGAAGGCAGTGGCTAAAGTATTTGTAGGCGTGTCGGCAGGCATGGTACTCGGAGTCCCCCTTTCGAGCTTGATTGCTACCAGTACATCGTTGTTCTATGCGATGTTGTTCTTTGCCGCCGTAACGATCATCGCATTTGTAGCAACACTTCTTTTTGTGCCCTCCATGCCAGTTACGAAAAGAATCTCTATAGGTACTCATCTGTATGTATTGAGAAGATCCGTGATGTGGCTATCCATTGCTGGCGTGATTTTCATGAACGGAGCTGTATTTGGGGTCTATAGTTACCTTGCCGAGTTTCTGAAAACCGTGACAAGATATGACTGGAACACCGTCAGTGTGTTGTTATTTCTATATGGCTTGGCCAATATGGTTGGAAACATGATAGCAGGGAAACTGCTCGCTAATTTCCCTTTAAGAACAATCAAGATGTATCCCATTGCATTAATAACAGTATACATCTTGTTGTTCACCTTCGGACAATTCAGTGTGCCAACAGCCCTCCTTATTTTCCTTTGGGGGATCTTAGGAGGCATTGGGGGCAATATCACTCAATATTGGGTGGTATCTGCAGCACCAGAGGCACCCGAATTGTCAAATGGGATCTTTCTAACCTCTTCCAACCTGGGAACAACACTTGGTGCTAGTGTATGTGGACTAATCGTAACTGGAATAAGTACACAATATATAGTAGTTGGGGGAATCGTATTTCTAATATTTAGTATCGTAACGAACTACTTTAGAATCTCCATGACTGGCCGATTGAAGGGTTCAAATGTTGAAGGATAA
- a CDS encoding VOC family protein — protein sequence MSQKIWMNLPVKDVVKSTTFFNEIGFHGENVGNERAQLVIGSTTILLFPDATFEKFTGAKTADTSHSAEVIFSIGADSREEVDAFIEKVELAGGTIFGKPGEIDDWMYGAGFADLDGHRWNLLYMDESKMPKR from the coding sequence ATGTCACAAAAAATCTGGATGAACCTGCCGGTGAAAGATGTTGTGAAATCCACTACCTTTTTCAATGAGATTGGATTCCATGGGGAGAATGTCGGTAACGAGAGAGCCCAGCTTGTCATAGGCTCAACAACGATTCTCCTGTTTCCGGACGCAACATTTGAGAAATTTACAGGTGCCAAAACCGCAGATACTTCCCATAGCGCAGAAGTGATATTTTCCATTGGTGCTGACAGCAGAGAAGAAGTTGATGCTTTTATTGAAAAAGTCGAGTTAGCTGGAGGAACCATCTTTGGCAAGCCGGGTGAAATAGACGACTGGATGTATGGCGCGGGATTTGCCGACCTGGACGGTCACCGCTGGAACCTGTTGTACATGGATGAGAGCAAAATGCCGAAACGGTAA
- a CDS encoding metalloregulator ArsR/SmtB family transcription factor: protein MSGNQTKKDVSTSTRRAIINLLKERGGMDVVTLSSQFSLSGMAIRQHLNALKGEGLVTTVEEARPMGRPTKLWILTPAANRFFPSGYSDLSVSLINSMKEAFGHEGLDKLLDVRNKNMQEQYLQHLGDSSGVRERLEKLAEIRTNEGYMAEVKEQDDGILLFIEKHCPICEAAAVCTGLCKNELHLFKTVLGDNVHIERGEYILAGGRNCVYTVRQNKS, encoded by the coding sequence ATGAGCGGAAATCAAACTAAAAAGGATGTCTCTACCAGTACCCGGAGAGCAATTATTAATCTGTTAAAAGAGCGCGGGGGAATGGATGTTGTCACTCTCTCCTCTCAGTTTTCGTTATCTGGAATGGCTATTCGTCAACATCTGAATGCGCTAAAAGGAGAAGGATTGGTTACCACTGTGGAAGAGGCCCGTCCCATGGGTCGTCCCACCAAGTTATGGATATTAACTCCCGCGGCTAATCGTTTTTTCCCAAGTGGATATTCGGATTTATCCGTCAGCCTCATCAATTCGATGAAAGAAGCTTTTGGTCATGAAGGGCTGGACAAGCTGCTGGATGTTCGAAATAAAAATATGCAAGAACAATATCTTCAGCATCTTGGCGATTCATCAGGAGTCAGAGAGAGATTGGAGAAATTGGCCGAAATTCGTACAAATGAAGGTTATATGGCCGAGGTTAAGGAGCAGGATGATGGCATTCTCCTATTCATTGAGAAGCATTGCCCCATCTGTGAAGCGGCCGCGGTATGTACCGGGTTATGCAAGAATGAGTTACATTTATTCAAAACAGTTCTAGGCGATAATGTTCATATTGAACGGGGAGAATACATTCTAGCCGGAGGAAGAAACTGCGTATACACCGTTAGGCAAAATAAGTCATGA
- a CDS encoding MFS transporter, translating to MSSNHQSIFSPRYFALSIGIILSVMAVGFEGLSVTTIAPSIAGDLNGLSLFGWIFSTYLLAQIIGTLVVGRIIDKRGPAAPFTFALLLFIVGLIAAATAGDMYTMIGSRALQGLGAGAMMTCVYTAISLSYPDELRAKILGAFGTAYVLPSMLGPYVAGVIADQWSWRFVFWGILPVLVVSALLSLPAFRKLKVQKTRVDSGSSSTWMALLLTLGTGIFLVGLSRLPSIMGFVLVIIGFVLMLFPLRKLLPKGTLTLRRGMPAILATRGLFFAAYTSTQNFLVLALIDVKGITPSQAGLIVASAALSWCIIAYLQGRWDAADQGSGRHMRIILGVLLLAIGIAIVFWVPVVTVTIAVLGQIIAGVGIGLAHPISGVVAFSQTGEEGVGQTSANLQFADSFTPGVVIGIGGSILVVCQAGGMSLQSGLIVAMGFHLLLIVTSIIASTRISPRG from the coding sequence ATGTCGTCTAATCATCAAAGTATTTTCAGCCCGCGTTATTTTGCATTGTCCATAGGAATCATTTTGTCAGTGATGGCCGTTGGATTCGAAGGTTTATCCGTCACCACCATTGCTCCTTCAATTGCTGGAGACTTGAACGGTCTTAGCCTGTTCGGGTGGATATTCAGTACGTATCTGCTTGCGCAGATTATCGGAACGCTGGTCGTCGGTCGAATCATTGATAAAAGAGGACCTGCAGCACCGTTCACTTTTGCACTTCTGTTGTTTATCGTAGGGCTGATCGCTGCCGCAACCGCAGGCGACATGTATACCATGATAGGATCACGGGCCCTGCAGGGTTTGGGTGCCGGAGCTATGATGACTTGTGTGTATACAGCTATATCGTTAAGTTACCCGGATGAGTTGCGTGCCAAAATTCTTGGAGCATTTGGTACTGCCTATGTTCTTCCGTCCATGCTCGGTCCATATGTAGCAGGAGTTATCGCAGATCAGTGGTCCTGGCGTTTTGTTTTCTGGGGGATCTTACCCGTGCTAGTGGTTTCAGCATTGCTTAGTTTACCTGCCTTTAGGAAATTGAAAGTGCAGAAGACGAGAGTGGATAGCGGATCTTCATCCACTTGGATGGCGTTACTCTTAACGTTGGGTACAGGGATTTTCCTGGTTGGTCTAAGTAGGCTTCCGAGCATTATGGGATTTGTTTTAGTCATAATTGGCTTCGTATTGATGTTATTTCCGCTCCGTAAATTGCTACCGAAGGGAACACTTACGTTGCGAAGAGGTATGCCAGCAATTCTGGCAACACGTGGGTTGTTCTTCGCTGCCTATACCAGCACACAGAATTTCCTGGTATTAGCTCTAATCGACGTGAAAGGGATTACACCTTCTCAGGCTGGATTAATTGTCGCGAGTGCTGCATTAAGTTGGTGTATCATTGCGTATCTGCAAGGACGGTGGGATGCGGCAGATCAGGGTAGTGGACGTCATATGAGAATCATTCTTGGGGTATTGCTGCTTGCGATAGGGATTGCCATCGTATTTTGGGTACCTGTTGTGACCGTTACCATCGCAGTTCTTGGTCAGATCATTGCAGGAGTTGGTATTGGATTGGCGCATCCGATTAGCGGTGTTGTCGCATTTTCCCAAACGGGGGAGGAAGGCGTGGGCCAAACCTCAGCAAATCTGCAATTTGCAGATTCTTTTACACCTGGCGTAGTGATCGGCATTGGTGGTTCCATTCTTGTAGTGTGTCAGGCTGGTGGTATGTCACTTCAATCCGGCTTAATTGTAGCCATGGGTTTCCATCTCTTGTTGATCGTCACGAGTATCATTGCCAGCACTCGGATCTCACCACGCGGATGA